One Aegilops tauschii subsp. strangulata cultivar AL8/78 chromosome 7, Aet v6.0, whole genome shotgun sequence genomic window carries:
- the LOC141026804 gene encoding uncharacterized protein, whose amino-acid sequence MKFDLPTIIPRATNLDQLTTPFTHEEIDNVVKAELLQGAVNDAFRRGDISLPLPCNGQNDYLVIQYADDTLLVLPACPQQATRVKNILSDYASSIGLKINFHKSMLIPINLDASTTTSLAAIFGCNVGTMPFTYLGLPLGTTKPTIQEFMPLVCKMEHRLTATIAMMSYGGRLSWLNASVTSLLVFAMCTLKFPPKLIEILDKIRRRCLWTKKTDQGDKCNSLASWELVCKPKSKGGLGVINITIHNDALLLKFLHKFYNKLDVPWVTMLWDNQYVHQVPHAVDFVGSFWWKDILKLTPIYRGITRVQVVDGSTTLLWKDLWSNDVLQSSHPRALSFVLHEDMTVAEFWANTELHETFHLPLSARALNEVQDVQHAASNIHPSTTISDVWHYT is encoded by the exons ATGAAATTTGATCTTCCAACCATCATCCCCCGTGCCACCAATCTTGATCAGCTCACCACTCCTTTTACCCATGAGGAAATCGACAATGTGGTCAAAG CTGAGCTACTTCAAGGTGCGGTCAATGATGCTTTCCGACGTGGTGATATCAGCTTGCCTTTACCCTGCAATGGGCAAAATGACTACCTAGTGATCCAATACGCGGACGACACCCTCCTTGTTTTGCCTGCCTGCCCACAACAAGCTACCCGCGTCAAGAACATCCTTTCTGACTATGCATCCTCAATTGGCCTCAAAATTAACTTTCATAAATCCATGCTCATACCAATCAACCTGGACGCAAGTACAACGACTAGCCTAGCCGCTATTTTCGGCTGCAATGTAGGTACAATGCCTTTCACCTACCTTGGCCTACCGCTCGGCACTACAAAACCAACCATCCAGGAATTCATGCCTCTAGTTTGCAAAATGGAGCATCGCCTCACTGCCACGATTGCCATGATGTCCTATGGTGGTCGTCTCTCCTGGCTCAATGCATCTGTCACATCCCTTCTGGTGTTTGCCATGTGCACGCTCAAGTTCCCTCCGAAACTGATTGAAATTCTAGACAAGATTAGAAGGAGATGTCTCTGGACAAAGAAAACCGATCAAGGCGACAAATGTAATTCGCTAGCTTCCTGGGAGCTGGTGTGCAAGCCCAAGAGTAAAGGTGGGTTAGGAGTGATCAACATTACAATCCACAATGATGCCCTCTTGTTGAAATTTCTGCACAAGTTCTATAACAAACTGGACGTACCGTGGGTTACCATGCTTTGGGATAATCAATATGTCCACCAGGTGCCTCATGCAGTTGATTTTGTCGGATCTTTTTGGTGGAAAGACATTCTCAAGTTAACGCCCATTTACCGGGGAATCACCCGTGTCCAAGTAGTTGACGGCTCGACTACGCTGCTCTGGAAGGACCTGTGGTCAAATGATGTGCTCCAATCATCACACCCGCGTGCCTTATCTTTTGTTCTGCATGAAGACATGACGGTCGCTGAATTCTGGGCCAACACAGAGCTGCATGAAACCTTTCACCTACCACTGTCCGCTCGTGCTCTCAATGAGGTGCAAGATGTCCAACATGCAGCATCCAACATACACCCATCGACAACAATTTCTGATGTCTGGCACTACACTTGA